CATCATGAAACAGCTAGCCGAATTGGAAGCCCTCTACCTCAATGATTTGGATCAAGCCATTCAGATTTTAAAAGTAGCCGTAGAAATGCCTCGTTTGGACCGCAAGCGCCTAGCCGAAGCCAAAATCCAGCTGGGCGATTACTTCTTGATGAACCAAGAAGTTTGGGAGGCCAGCCTGCTCTATAGCCAAGTAGACAAGGACCAAAAAGATAGCCCCTTGGGCGAAATGGCCCGTTATAAAAATGCCAAACTCTCTTATTATAAAGGCGACTTTGAGTGGGCCCAAGACCAGCTCGAAATCCTAAAAGGGGCCACCTCTGAGCTCATCTCCAACGATGCCATCGATGTTTCGGTCTTTATTATGGAGCATTACAATTTGGATACAACCGCCAACAGCATGCGCCTTTTTGCCCAAGCCGAACTAAAAATCTTTCAGCATCGCTTTGAAGAAGCCTTCTCTCAGATGGATAGCATCAAATTGCTTTATAAGGGGCATGGACTAGAAGACGACATCCATTTTGCCAGGGCCAAGGTCTTTTTGCAAAAACTAGATTATAGCAAAGCCCTAAGCGAATTGGAGCAAATTGTGGCCAACTACCCCGAGGGCATTTTGGTCGATAACGCCCTCTTTCAAATGGCCCAAATTTATGAAGAGCGACTTAATGAACCAGAAAAAGCCATGCCCCTCTACGAGCAAATCCTCATGGAGCATATGGGCAGCTACTTTACCGTAGAAGCCCGAAAACGCTTTAGGAAATTGCGTGGCGATGGTGTATAAATAGAAAGCCCGCAGCTTTTGGCTGCGGGCTTTTTCATTACAAATCCTAAATATACTTATGCTTGTTCTTATGTTCTTTGCTTAGCGGCTAGCTTGTAGCCCCTGCTCCAAATTGCTGGGCAAAGCCGTCAATTCGCCTTTTTGGTTCAAGTTGTACCATTGGCCATCTTTTTTGACCATAGCCAAGCCATTTTGGCCAAAACTGCGGACCGCTTCAAATTCTGCAGCCACAATCAAAGCGCCCTGCTCATTGATAAAGCCCCATTTTCCATTGATCTGAACCGCAGCAGCAGCCTGCTCAAAACGGCCCACCCAATCAAAGCGGAAACTGCTAATCTTGCGGCCCTGCTTATTGATAAAGCTCCATTTGTTGCCCTTGCGAATAGCCGCATAGCCATTCTCAAAAGGACGGATTTCCTCATAGCGAGGAGCAATAATTTCTACGCCCTGTGCATTGACAAGACCGTATTTATTGTATAATTTGGTCAAAGCTACGCCCTCTTGATAGGCAGAAACTACCTCGGCCCCACTGGCCGTTTCTTCCCCAATAGCCGTGATTTCAATAGCCAAATCCTCATTGCTGTATAGGGCCCAATTGGCCTGAGCAGAAACGGACTGAAAACCGATAAACAAACTAAGGGCGAAAAAGAAATT
This genomic interval from Saprospira grandis contains the following:
- a CDS encoding WG repeat-containing protein produces the protein MNFRNFFFALSLFIGFQSVSAQANWALYSNEDLAIEITAIGEETASGAEVVSAYQEGVALTKLYNKYGLVNAQGVEIIAPRYEEIRPFENGYAAIRKGNKWSFINKQGRKISSFRFDWVGRFEQAAAAVQINGKWGFINEQGALIVAAEFEAVRSFGQNGLAMVKKDGQWYNLNQKGELTALPSNLEQGLQASR